The Phycisphaeraceae bacterium genome segment GCGTCCGAGGCGGCGCATCGGTACAGCACGATCAGCGTGTGGCGCGCCGCGTCATCCGGTCCGAAGCCGTCCACCGGGGCCACGGCGATCCTGTCCTTCCAGCGCGGACCCAGCGAGGCGCCCAGCGTCGCCGCCGCCTCGCCGGCGCGATCGGCGTCCGAGCGTGAACACAACAGCAGCATGGACGATCCGGCGATCATGGGCGGTTCGGCACGAAGCGCGGGGACAAACGGAACGCGCGGGGGTTATCGGTCGCCCAGGCGGCGACTCTCTCCACCGGCATCGGTTCAATGCGCCAGACGCTTGAGCCGGGCCACGTCCATCGACAGACGATCGTTCATCTTCAGCCCCAGCCGCCTGATCGATCCGGCCTGCAGCTCGATGGCGAAGAGCGCGCGGCGCTGGGCCGGATAGCGGGCCAGCCGGTTCTCGTAGGCCATTTCCGTCTCGTTGGGACCGCGGGGCGGCTCGGCCTTCATCTCGTGAAGCCCCACGATCACGCCCACCTCGTCCACGAAGATCACGTCGATGTCCACCAGGCAGTTCTTCATCCAGAACGACGGAATCCGCGGCGCCTTGAAGACGAACAGCATGCCCCCCTTCGGGTCGATCGACTCCCGCCCCATCAACCCGCGCTCGATGGCCGCGTCGGTGGCCGCCACCTCCAGCGTGAAGGTTTCACCCGCCAGCGTCACCTGCACGGTCGAGGGCTTCTCATCCGGCCTGGAGAGAAACTGGTCCATCACGAGCCATGTGAGGGCGGCGACGACCAGGATGATCGCGACATACCGGAGAGCAGCCATGCGTGATCGGCTCCCGTAAAAGTGACGGGCGAACGGGACAGTCGGGCGGGATCGAACGCCCGTGCGAAGTCCAACGCGGACATGGTATCGACCACGCCGTCGCGACAGGTGGGCGCCTCGCGGCGTACGGATGCGCCGCCCACGCCCGACCAGCGGGCCAGCAGCGCGATGATCCGCTCAGGCGGCACGCCCTGCTCGCGATAGAAGGCCACCCGCGTATCCCCGTGCCGCTTGGCCAGGCGGCGGCCGTCCCGGCCCACTACCAGCGGCAGGTGCCACCAGCGAGGCGCGGGCAGCCCCAGTGCTTCGTACAGCAACTGCTGGCGGGCCGCGCTGGGCAGCAGATCGTCGCCGCGGATGACATCGGTCACGCCCTGCCGCGCGTCATCCACGACCACCGCCAACTGGTACGCGGGGGTCGCCCGCTTGGTCCAGATGACGAAGTCGCCCACTTGCCGCGACGGGTGATGAACGGAGTCACCCGCGAACTCGTCATGCACCGTCACGGGCCCGTCGGGTACGGCGAAGCGGTAGTTGGTGTCGAGCCGATCGACGCGCCAGCGGGCCGAGTCCTCGTGCGGCGGGCGCAGGTTCCGGGGGTAGGGCTGTTCGTGATCCCCCGCGTGCGGGGCGGAGCCGGCCTGCTCGATGTCGGTGCGCGAGAGGTCGCAGGAGAACGTATGGCCGCCAGTGGCCAGCCGTTCGAGTGCGGCGCGGTAGGGCGACAGGTCCGCCGACTGCACCAGCACCTCGCCGTCCCAGTCCAGCCCGAGCCATGCCAGGTCGCGGATCGCGCCCGCGGCGGCATCGGGCTTGATGCGGGGACCGTCGAGGTCTTCGATGCGCAGGATGACCCGCCAGCCGTTCCGCCTCGCCATCGCCCACGTGATGAGAAACGTCCGTGCGTTGCCCAGGTGGAGTGCGCCGGTGGGAGAGGGGGCCAGCCGGGTGATGCGCAACTCCGGCGCGCCGGGAACCGGCGTCTCCGTGTGCGGGCCGGGCAGCTTTTCGACTGCTTCGCCGATGGAGTCGGGATTGGGTGTGACAGGGGGGCGCATCTCGGGTACAGTGTCATCGGTCAAACGGTCGGCGGCCGCGCAGGCGTGGTGTTGGGGGACGCGGGTGGTGTGAGGGTTGGGGCGGCGTGCCGGAGATGGCCCGGGATGGGGGATGACGGGGGCGGCGTGGGGGATGCATGGCGCGGCGCTGCGGGAAACGGTCCGCCGCCCGCCGGTTCGCTTGCTGATTCTTCCGTTCGTGGGTGCCCAATGGAGTCGGACGCCATGGACAAACTCGCCGAGGCCGACATCGAAGCCCGTCTGGCCGCGCTCCCCGAATGGACGCAGCAGGGGGAGAACATCCAGCGGACGTACAAGTTCGCGGACTTCGCGGAGGCGATGGCCTTCGTCAACCGCATCGCCGAGCACGCCGAGCGTGTCAAGCACCACCCGGACATCCTGATCCGCTGGAACAAGGTGATGCTGACGCTCTCGACCCACGACGCGGGCGGACTGACGGCGATGGACTTCGACTTCGCCGACGCGGCGGACGGCCTGGCTTCGCCGGTGGAGGCGGGGAGCGGGGCAAGTGGAGGGAGTGGGGGGGGTGGAGGGCGGAAGGGGAAGAAGTAGGGCGGGCGGCATCGCGCGAATCATCGAAAGCGATACCCGCGAGAGCGGTTTCCGACGTGTCGGGTCACTACCTCGCGTCGGGGGCGGTTCGCCGTTGGTTACCATGACGCCCGAGTTTCGATGCGTTCGGATTTCGATGTAATCGAGTTTCGATGTGTTGCTCGGCCCCAACGGGGCCCGACCACGGGTTGCGCTTCGCCCGGCTGTGACCGGGCGGCGCTCCACCCGTTGCGACAGTCCTTGGCCCCGCTGGGGCCGAGGACTGAGTCGTCGAAATGTGCTCAGGACCGCGATAGATTTCGACTTCGCCGACGCGTCGGACGGCCTGGCGTCGCCGGTGGAGGCGGGAGGCGAGAAGGCCGTGGCGGGAAACGTCGATCCGAGTCGCCCTGAGCGAGCGCTGTAGGCCCCTTCGTAGAGGGGCCGCATTTTTTCACTTTTTGGTGTTTTTTTTTGGCTTGACAGCGCCCCCACACGCGGTATCGTCAAGTTATGGGGCTGTGGCGGCGTCCAATTCGATTGCTGGAATGCCTTTCAGTGACTTTGTACACGATCGCGTGTGCTGGGACTCATCTCGCCGACTCGCCATCGGCGCAGCCGTCCCTGACAACTCAAGCAACTCAGGTACTCGAGTTCCGTGGGTACCGAGTACTCGTGTCTACGACGAATCTCAAGGAACTGGACCAACTCCAGTACGAAACACTCGCCCGACAGGACGCCACAGACCGGCCGAAAGGGTATTTTTTCGACGGTTTGCTCTGGGGCACCGGCACAGCGGACACGAGTACGTACGCTGGGCAGTTTGTCGATGCGGTAAACGTGCAGCAGGTCTCCTCGTTCAGGTTCTTTGATCGAATCGAGAGAGATCGAGCGATGGAGTTCCCTCATCGGGCCGCCGTGTTTGGGAAGTCAGTGGGTTTCGCGTGGCGGGGCGACCCGCTGCGCGGCGTGATCGTGCAGTCAACGAACGGGGACGTTGATGTGGGTTTCAGGGCCGGCATTGACCTGTTCGATCAACTGTACGGCTACTCCACCGATCCACTGGAGTTCTTCGCCCGGCGGTTCGCATTGCCCGATGTGCGTGTCGAGCAGGCGACGAAGGGGGAGCATGAGCAGAAAGAGAATAGACAGTTGCTGGCGCTGCGTGCTGACGGCGCTTGGCGCGCGTCTCTCACCGTGAAGATCGGGGAGAGCGGTGAGGTTCAATCGTGGATGCTGCACGAGAGAATGAGTGATTCACTTGTTCTCACGTGGAGTATCGATCTCCGACGTGTCTCGGAGCATACGCGAGCTCTGCCAATCGCCCCGTCCATGATCCGCAATATCCACTCCGATGTGGCTGGAATGGATAGGACCGTCCTTCAGGATGTCACCGGGAAGCACTTGGGGCAGGACGGCGTGGTGAGCAATCCTGAGAGACAGTCTCTGGAATCGAGGCGGCGGTTCTACACGATCGCGGGGGCGATTGCCCTCTTCGCAGTGTTCAGCGTGGTAGCAGCAAAGGAGAAATCACGATGAACTCCGGTCGATTCGTCAACGGTCTTGCGTGTCTGACCGTCCTCTTTCTTGTCATGGGCGGTCTGCAGGGACCACCTGGTGGTGGTGCGGATTTCTGCTATGTTCTCGAGTGGCAACAGGGAGCGTGCTTCGATACGCAACTGAACGGTCCAACCCTGAACTGCCAGTACGGCTCCTACTACCAGTGGGTCGTCTTGCCGATGTCGCGACAGGCCTGCACCTCGGACTTTGCAGGACAGGGCTACAAGAACTGCATTCCACAGAGCGGGGAGCTGTTCTACCCCGTCAAGCGGCACTACATCTGCAGCAACGGATACGTTGTCGAGGCGGGTCAATCGGAATACACAGAGAATCCCTGCCGTCACGATGCGTACCCTGACCCCTTGCCTGATACTTGCAATCAATAGGCAGCGTGGATCCAATGTTCATGCGGGTGGATCAAGTGCGAGTGGTGACCTCCTGGGTCAGCCACGTCGTAATCGGCGTGGTCATGATGGTCGCTGGGATCAGCAAGGTCGCGGATGCGAGTGGGCTCTCGCAGATCCTGCTATCGATGGGACTAGGCGGTCATTGGGGCGGCTTGGTCGTGATCCTGCTTGTGGCTGTGGAACTCGCAATTGGTGCCGCGTGTCTCCTGGGGCGCTGGTCGCGATTTCTTACGTGGGCCATCCTGTCCACGCTCGGAGCCCTGACGCTCGGAATGATCGTCGCCTATGTCTGGATTGACTCGAGTGCATGCGGTTGTTTCGGGGCGGCTAGGGGATGGTTCGGGGAGGCCACGTTCGAGGTCGCGTTGGCGCGGAATCTGGCGCTCATGGTCGTCGCACTGCTGCCAACGGTGGTGCATGGGCTAGTGCGCCAATCGGGCACGCAAGGTAGCGTTCGAGGTTCGCCAACCGCATTGCTTACCTTGGCGTTCACGGGTGCCTGCTTTCAGGACCTTGCGGTTCAAGGCCAAACCACTTGGCATGTGGCTCCTTGGCATATGCACTTGGAATCGCGGCTCGAGACCACCCTTCGCCCACTCCATGTCGATGAGATAGTGCGGCGGGTGGCACTGAGCGACGATCAGGCGACTCTCCTCAAGGCACTGTACCAGGAGCATCGAACCAGAATGGCGGTTTTTCGGGCCGAACATGAGAAGTCGGTCGCCAAGGCGTTCGAAGGCGTGGATGTCGACCGTCTCGTTCGGACCAGCAATCGCGACCGAGAGGCGGCTCTTGCACCGCTCGCGGAATCCGAGCCGCTCTTGGCGCGGATTGCCGACGATCAAGCGCAACTGGACGCTGACTTTCTGGAGTCGGCTCGGTCAGTTCTCAGGGAGGATCAAGCCGGGCACTGGAAGTCGTACCTGCGCTGGTTGAACCGACAGCGATGGCTCCGCGCCGGGAGCGGCTACCCGGGGGATCATCTCGATCCCTTCGCCATCCTCGAAGGCATGGCGATCGATGAAGGCGACCTGATCGTGCCTTTCGACCAGTTTCAACAGCTTCTAACGCAATCGGAGGATGATCTTGACCGCGCTCTCGAACGTCGCGCAGTGTTCGCCATCAGACAGGCGCGTATGACATTTAGAACCGCACTGCGTCAGTCCAGAGCGGGGCGGCCCATCCACATCCTCAACGACGACGGAGATGTGATTGACGTCGCGTTCACTGATCCCGAGTTTGCGGCCATCATGCTCCGCGATGGCGCCGAATGGAATCGGTTGATTCGTGACGTGCATCAGATGCAGGAGTCCATTCGACAGCGGATCGCTCAGAGTCTAAGCGTGGAGCGTGCGACGGAGTTTCGGTCACGGGTCCGGGAGCTCGCGTCGGCCCATCAGCCCTTCCGCGCGGAGGGCTATATCGAGGAGCTTCTTCGACCCGAAGAATTGAGCGATGATCGCCGCGCTTTTCTTGAAGAACTCCTGACTGAGTGTCGTCGGCGTCACCGGGCATTCAACGATGAGCGGTACGAACTGCTGATTCGGCAGGCCGAGATTCGCTTTGAGGCCGACGCCCCGAGATCCGCAGACCACCCGCGCTTGCTCGAGTCATACGAGATCGGCGATCGACTTCATCGGATGACCCAGGAATGGGCGCAGGTGGATGACCAGTTCATGCTTCGCGCCTGGGGAATTTTTGATGCTGTCGAGCAATCGAGCATGACGCCTCCGCCCCTGTGGCGGAAGCGGAACTGATTTGAGTGTGCGCCCAGCGACAATCGGTCATCACGACCGTTGGGTGATCCGTGATTGGGTTCCGCCTTTTCAGATCGCGTTTCCCACCGCCCGCCGCACCAGGTCCGCCCGCGCGGCGAGCAGGTCCCCATTCGTGATCGCCTCGCCCGCGCTCTGCTGCAAGTGGGCGGTCTGAATCTGCGGGAAGAGCCGGTCGATCGCCGCCGCGGTCAGTTCGGGGACGCGGCCCAGGCACGCGCCCAGCCGCACGCGGCTGAGGAGTTTCATCGCCTCGTTCTCACCCAGCAGCCGCGCGCGGCTGAGGACGCCCAGCGCCCGCTGCACGCGGTCATCCAGTTGGCGGGGGTCCTTCTCCAGCAGCGAACGCCGCGCGGCCCGCTCGTACTCGATGAGCCGGGGCACGATCACCTGGTCGAACTCGGCCAGCAGCTGCGATTCCGGCTCGCCAAGGGTGACCTGGTTGGAGATCTGGTAGAAGTCGCCGGTGGTCTCGCTGCCCTCGCCGTAGAACCCGCGCACGGCGAGGTTCAGGTCGCGGCTGGCGCGCTGCAGCCGCTCCAGTTCGTTGGTGAGTTTCAGGGCGGGCAGGTGGACCATCACGCCCAGCCGCAGCCCTGTGCCGACGTTGGTGGGACAGGCGGTGAGATAGCCGAAGCGGTCGGAGAAGGCGTAGGTGAGCCCTCGTTCGAGGGCGTCGTCCACCTGGTTGGCCCGCTCGAAGCAGGAGCCGACCTGCCGCCCCGGCAGGAGCACCTGCATGCGCAGGTGATCCTCCTCGTTGATCATGATGGCGAGGGTTTCGTCGCCGCTCACCGCCACACCGCAAGGGGCGGCGGAGGCGGCGAGGTGGCGCGAGATCAGGTGCCGCTCGACGAGGAGTTGTCGATCGCGCGGCGTGGCGTGGTTGAGTTCCACCCACAGCATGGTGTCATCGAGTTTTGCGCCCAGGATGGCCTTCTTGGCCAGCAGCAGCACTTCCAGCCGCTGCTGATTGCTGGAGCGGCCCACGAAGGGGTAGCCCTGAATGTTGCGGGCCAGCCGGGCGCGCGAGCAGAGGATGACATCCGAGTCCGGCGCGGCATCAGGTCGGGCTGATCGTTCGAGAGATTCCACGGGAAGTCCGGGGGCAGGAGAACAGGAGAACAGGGGTGTTCGCTCCGGGCTCGACCCGGGGGTTGATTCGACACCGGCGAGAATGCACAAACCGCCGCATCACGCCATCACGCCGCACGAGTACCGACGATCATCAGCCGTCAGCCGTCAGCCGTCAGCCATCAGCCAAGAGCCAACTCTCCGTAGACCCCGACATCCCGACATTCCCACACGCCGCCCCCTCATCCCTGCGACTCCTCCGCCGGCTCCAGGGCGTTGAGACGGTCGCGGATCTCGGCCGCGCGCTCGTACTGTTCGGCGGCGATGGCCCGGTCGAGTTCCTTGAGCAGCCGCTGCAGTTCGCGCTGGCGGTCGAGCCCAGCGCCGGTGCGGCGTGGCGTCTTGCCGACGTGGTGCGTCGCGCCGCGCTGGGCCCGCTCGATGAGCGGGCCCAGTTCATCCACGAACGCCTCGTAGCACTTCGGGCAGCCGAGGATGGCGTTCTTGCGGAACTGGGCGAAGGTCAGCCCGCACTCGCCGCACTTCTTCGAACCGGTGCTGGTCGTGGTGACTGCGGCAGAGGAGGAATGGGCCACCACGAACTGCTTGAGCAGGTGCTCGATGGGCGCGTCGGCCTGGTGGACGACGAAGCCCGCCTCGGCCGCATGCTCGGCGCAGAGGTGGATTTCCTTGCGCTTGCCGTGCTTGATGGTCACTTCGTGGACCATCGCGGGTTTGTCGCACTTGTCGCAGTTCATGCGCTATCTCGCCCGTGTGGATTGTAGATCGGCGCGGCGTGGGTGGAAGCAGGAATCCTGCTGATGAGGATCACAGGCGGGGCGCCTGTGCCACGCAGCACCCAGCACGCCATACCGCCCAGCGCTCACATCGCCCGCCGCAGCCGCACAATACTCTCGATCAGCGGTCCCATGCTGTCGAGAGGCAGCATGGTCGCCTTGTCCGACAGTCCCTTGGCGGGGTCGGGGTGGCACTCGAAGAACAGGGCGTGAACCCCGGCAACGGTGGCGGCACGGGCCAGCAGGGGGGCGCGGTCGGGGCGGCCTTCGGTGTGGGTGCTCCCCCCGCCGGGCAGCTGGGTGGAGTGCGTCACGTCGAAACACACCGGCGCGCCCAGTTCCATCAGGTCGCCCAGCCCGATGAAGTCGTTGACCAGTCGGTGATAGCCGAAGAAGGTGCCGCGCTCCGTAAGAATGGCGCCGGCCGCGCCCGCCTCACGCAGTTTCGTCAGGACGTTGGTCATCTCCGCCGGGGCCATGAACTGCCCCTTCTTCACGTTGACCGGCTTTCCCGTTCGGGCGCAGGCGATGAGCAGGTCGGTCTGGCGGCACAGGAACGCGGGCACCTGGAGCAGATCGACCACTCCGCCCGCCGGGGCGGCCTGGTGCTCGTCGTGAACATCAGTGGTGACGGGGACGCCGAGGGCGTCGCGCAGGCGGGCGAGTTCCTTCAGTCCGGCCTCCAGCCCCGGCCCGCGCCCGGAGTGAATGCTGGATCGGTTGGCCTTGTCGAAGCTGGCCTTGAAGACGTAGGGCAGCCCCAGCCGCGCGCACAGGTCGCGCATGGTTCGGCCGATGAGCAGGTTGGTCTCCGGGCTCTCCAGCACGCAGGGGCCGGCGATGATGAGCAGGGGCTGACCCGCGCCAACCGTGTGAGGCCCGACTCGGCAGAGATTCATCATGGGAAACGGTAGGGTATCGCCTGCCATCGGGGATCGGTGGGGCGAGTCGCTCGCAACTGCACACATCTTTCCCACATTCTCACTTTTTCCTGTCAATTCCGCGCGGCGGGGTTTATCCTCTGATACCTCTCTGGCACGGAAGCCCGGGCGCGGGGGTCGGACCCCGCGTAGACCCACGGATGATCGGGCTTTTCGTGCAGGGACGGCGTCCACGACACGAAAGGCCTGTCGATGTCCGGATACATCTTCTCCGCCGAGCTGGTCGAGCAGTTCCGCCGCAACCCCCTGCACGAAACCCTGCGTGATCTGGGCAAGGCCGCGCGTGACGCCAACGTGCTCGCCTCGGCTGATTTCCGCAAGCTGCTGGGCTACCTGACCGAACTGGCCGACGGGCGCGACCGGCGCGAGCCGATGACCCCGGTGGCGGGCACGCACCGCCCCCAGCCGCGCTTGCGGGTGCTGATCGACGCCGCGTTCACGAACCTGGGCGACTTGACGTGGTTCCGTCTCAACAAGATCGTCAACCAGTCCAAGCAGCCGCTCAAGGGCATGTTTCAGCGCATGGCCGCCAGCGTGGGGCGGCTGAGCGATGAAGACCTGGAGTCGGTCGTCACCGCGCTGGTGTCTGATTCACCCGACCGAAAGCTGCTGAAACTGCTCAATGAAAAGGGCGGCCGCGTGCCCAACTGCGGACTGGAGCTGTTCGCGCGACTGGCCTACCTCTTCCGCCCGGACCTGTACTTCGTGCTTCCGCGCCGCTGGGGCGAGGAGTCGGGCGTCTACAAGTTCATCGACAACGATCTGCGCAAGTATTGCGCGGTCTGCCGCACGCTGCGGTCGATCTGCGACGAGGTGGGCTTCCCCGCCGACATCCGCGCCACGCTCTTCGACCGCGCGGTGGAGATGGACCCGGTTCATCCCACGCTCGAGGCGGCGATCAATCACTCCATCGGCAGCGCCCTGGCGTGGGCCAACGTACTCGAGGCGGGCGATGGCTACGTGCCGGGCAAGCGTCCCAACGACGAGATCTCCATGCCGCTGGAAGTCGCACCCGCCGCCATCCGCGTGCGCCGAGGCGAGGCGCGGCTGCGGAACCAGTTGATCCGCGCCTACCGCGGATGTTGCGCCATCTCCGGCAAGTGCCCCAAGGACGTGCTCGAGGTGGCCTACGTCGCGCCCTACCCGGCGGGCGACATCCACTCCCCGCGCAACGCGATCCCCCTGCGAAGCGACCTGCACACCCTGTGGGACTGCAACCTGATCGCCTTCGACCCCGAGACGCTGGAACTCCACCTGTCCGAGTCGCTGCGCGGCACGTGCTACGAGCCCTTCGCGGGCGTGAAACTGTCCGAACCGGACGAGGGCCTGCGTCTTGACGGCGTCGCCCTGCGCGACCGCTGGGCGCACTTCCAGTCGATGCGCAAGGCGGGCGCTTCGGCGTCACCGCCCGCCGCCGCGCCGGCTCAGGTCGCGCCGCCGCCCGCGCTGATCGGCGCTCCCGGCACAACGGGCGAACCCCGCTACGAGAAGGCGGACGTGGAGATCGAGACGTTCGAGGCATTCGAACCGCGCAAGTCCGCCTCCAGCGGCATCTGGCGGGTGAGGCCGGCGGCGAGCGGGCCGACCATCCCGCTGGCCCCGATCGACGCCGAGGAGCCGGTGGAGGGATAATCCGGGGATCGGAACCTTGCGAACCACCTCGCCGCGCGGTACGTTGACGCGCGCGGAGTGAGGTGTGCGATGTCCGATGGGGTCGGCATCACGCGTGGAAGGGCGGCGGCGCTGAGCGTTGCGGGAATCGTTCTTGGCTGCGGCGTGTGGACCATGATCCGCGATGCCGCCATGACCCCGGAACGAGGCATCATCCAATCCGCGGATCGAGGCGAGAGGCCGGTGCTTCTTGAACATGTGACGCATGAGAGGGCGCACGCCTCGCTGGCGTCCGTCCGGTCGCGTTCGCAGGCGAGCGGCGGTGCAGTATCGTCCCCGGCCGCGCGCTTGCCGCACCAGCGCGACGTCGACGCCCTCGAAGCATCCATCGCCGAGGCGCGATCGGGATCGATGCCCGTGACGCCGCTCACAGACGACGTCCCGGGCGCGACGCCCGCTCTGGCCATTCGGCTCATCGAGGCGCAGCCCGTGGAACCCGGCGCGGGCACGTGGCGACTGTCGCTGGCCGTCGTGAACGTCAGCGACGGGATGCTCGGCGCGGCCGGGTTCACGCTGTCGTGCGACGGGCAGCCCGTGGGCGGCGGGGCGCGATTCACGGTGCGCCCGCTTCCGCGAGGGCGCGGCGACATGGTGGTGGCCCTCGTGGACGGATTGTCGCAGGA includes the following:
- a CDS encoding DUF192 domain-containing protein; the protein is MAALRYVAIILVVAALTWLVMDQFLSRPDEKPSTVQVTLAGETFTLEVAATDAAIERGLMGRESIDPKGGMLFVFKAPRIPSFWMKNCLVDIDVIFVDEVGVIVGLHEMKAEPPRGPNETEMAYENRLARYPAQRRALFAIELQAGSIRRLGLKMNDRLSMDVARLKRLAH
- the gluQRS gene encoding tRNA glutamyl-Q(34) synthetase GluQRS: MRPPVTPNPDSIGEAVEKLPGPHTETPVPGAPELRITRLAPSPTGALHLGNARTFLITWAMARRNGWRVILRIEDLDGPRIKPDAAAGAIRDLAWLGLDWDGEVLVQSADLSPYRAALERLATGGHTFSCDLSRTDIEQAGSAPHAGDHEQPYPRNLRPPHEDSARWRVDRLDTNYRFAVPDGPVTVHDEFAGDSVHHPSRQVGDFVIWTKRATPAYQLAVVVDDARQGVTDVIRGDDLLPSAARQQLLYEALGLPAPRWWHLPLVVGRDGRRLAKRHGDTRVAFYREQGVPPERIIALLARWSGVGGASVRREAPTCRDGVVDTMSALDFARAFDPARLSRSPVTFTGADHAWLLSGMSRSSWSSPPSHGS
- a CDS encoding 4a-hydroxytetrahydrobiopterin dehydratase, producing the protein MDKLAEADIEARLAALPEWTQQGENIQRTYKFADFAEAMAFVNRIAEHAERVKHHPDILIRWNKVMLTLSTHDAGGLTAMDFDFADAADGLASPVEAGSGASGGSGGGGGRKGKK
- a CDS encoding protein arginine kinase — its product is MESLERSARPDAAPDSDVILCSRARLARNIQGYPFVGRSSNQQRLEVLLLAKKAILGAKLDDTMLWVELNHATPRDRQLLVERHLISRHLAASAAPCGVAVSGDETLAIMINEEDHLRMQVLLPGRQVGSCFERANQVDDALERGLTYAFSDRFGYLTACPTNVGTGLRLGVMVHLPALKLTNELERLQRASRDLNLAVRGFYGEGSETTGDFYQISNQVTLGEPESQLLAEFDQVIVPRLIEYERAARRSLLEKDPRQLDDRVQRALGVLSRARLLGENEAMKLLSRVRLGACLGRVPELTAAAIDRLFPQIQTAHLQQSAGEAITNGDLLAARADLVRRAVGNAI
- a CDS encoding UvrB/UvrC motif-containing protein encodes the protein MNCDKCDKPAMVHEVTIKHGKRKEIHLCAEHAAEAGFVVHQADAPIEHLLKQFVVAHSSSAAVTTTSTGSKKCGECGLTFAQFRKNAILGCPKCYEAFVDELGPLIERAQRGATHHVGKTPRRTGAGLDRQRELQRLLKELDRAIAAEQYERAAEIRDRLNALEPAEESQG
- the kdsA gene encoding 3-deoxy-8-phosphooctulonate synthase yields the protein MNLCRVGPHTVGAGQPLLIIAGPCVLESPETNLLIGRTMRDLCARLGLPYVFKASFDKANRSSIHSGRGPGLEAGLKELARLRDALGVPVTTDVHDEHQAAPAGGVVDLLQVPAFLCRQTDLLIACARTGKPVNVKKGQFMAPAEMTNVLTKLREAGAAGAILTERGTFFGYHRLVNDFIGLGDLMELGAPVCFDVTHSTQLPGGGSTHTEGRPDRAPLLARAATVAGVHALFFECHPDPAKGLSDKATMLPLDSMGPLIESIVRLRRAM
- a CDS encoding HNH endonuclease is translated as MSGYIFSAELVEQFRRNPLHETLRDLGKAARDANVLASADFRKLLGYLTELADGRDRREPMTPVAGTHRPQPRLRVLIDAAFTNLGDLTWFRLNKIVNQSKQPLKGMFQRMAASVGRLSDEDLESVVTALVSDSPDRKLLKLLNEKGGRVPNCGLELFARLAYLFRPDLYFVLPRRWGEESGVYKFIDNDLRKYCAVCRTLRSICDEVGFPADIRATLFDRAVEMDPVHPTLEAAINHSIGSALAWANVLEAGDGYVPGKRPNDEISMPLEVAPAAIRVRRGEARLRNQLIRAYRGCCAISGKCPKDVLEVAYVAPYPAGDIHSPRNAIPLRSDLHTLWDCNLIAFDPETLELHLSESLRGTCYEPFAGVKLSEPDEGLRLDGVALRDRWAHFQSMRKAGASASPPAAAPAQVAPPPALIGAPGTTGEPRYEKADVEIETFEAFEPRKSASSGIWRVRPAASGPTIPLAPIDAEEPVEG